From Desulfobaccales bacterium, the proteins below share one genomic window:
- the rpsO gene encoding 30S ribosomal protein S15 has protein sequence MALTAEQKKEIIDRYKLHESDTGSTEVQVAILSERISYLTGHFKTHAKDHHSRRGLIKLVGQRRRLLNYLKRKDIERYRALIEQLGLRK, from the coding sequence GTGGCGTTAACAGCAGAGCAGAAAAAGGAGATCATCGACCGCTACAAGCTGCACGAGAGCGACACCGGGTCCACGGAAGTGCAAGTGGCCATCTTAAGCGAGCGCATCTCTTACCTCACCGGCCACTTCAAGACCCACGCCAAGGACCACCACTCCCGGCGGGGTCTCATCAAGCTGGTGGGTCAGCGGCGCCGTCTCCTGAACTACCTGAAAAGAAAAGACATTGAGCGCTACCGGGCCCTCATCGAGCAACTGGGGCTCCGGAAGTAG
- the truB gene encoding tRNA pseudouridine(55) synthase TruB has protein sequence MNGLLLIDKPAGPTSFEVVRQIRRALKVRKAGHLGTLDPFATGLLPLALGAATRLVPFLEDLDKTYLATVELGKETDTQDPTGRVVAERPVAVTETEVRAAAARFVGDIEQVPPLYSALRHQGRRLYELARRGIEVKVHPRKVTIYRLEIQEIRLPRVVLEVTCSKGTYMRTLAHDLGRALGCGGHLAALRRLAVGPFRVDAALPLAEATQNPELARERLIPLADCLPFLPALQVDSREAQRLAQGQAVAVPPPAEGPNGRVRVLSEGRLLAVAEWRRDPRGLMLAPVRVFSRSPE, from the coding sequence GTGAACGGGCTGCTCTTGATCGACAAGCCGGCGGGGCCCACCTCCTTTGAGGTGGTGCGCCAGATCCGGCGGGCCCTCAAGGTGCGCAAAGCCGGGCACCTGGGGACGCTAGACCCCTTTGCCACAGGGCTGTTGCCCCTGGCCCTGGGCGCGGCCACCCGCCTGGTGCCGTTCCTGGAGGACCTGGACAAGACCTACCTGGCGACGGTGGAGCTGGGAAAAGAGACGGACACCCAGGACCCCACCGGCCGGGTGGTGGCGGAAAGGCCGGTGGCGGTCACCGAGACGGAGGTGAGGGCCGCGGCGGCCCGCTTCGTGGGCGACATTGAGCAGGTGCCGCCCCTCTATTCCGCCCTGCGCCACCAGGGGCGGCGGCTCTATGAGCTGGCCCGGCGGGGCATCGAGGTGAAGGTGCACCCCCGGAAAGTGACCATTTACCGGCTGGAGATCCAGGAGATCCGGCTCCCCCGGGTGGTCCTGGAGGTGACCTGCTCCAAGGGCACCTACATGCGCACCCTGGCCCACGATCTGGGCCGGGCTCTGGGCTGCGGGGGGCATCTGGCGGCTTTGCGGCGCCTGGCGGTGGGGCCCTTCCGGGTGGATGCGGCCCTGCCTTTGGCGGAGGCGACCCAAAACCCGGAGCTGGCCCGGGAGCGCCTCATCCCTTTGGCCGACTGCCTGCCTTTCCTGCCGGCGCTGCAAGTGGACTCCCGGGAGGCCCAGCGCCTGGCCCAGGGGCAGGCGGTGGCCGTCCCTCCACCCGCCGAGGGCCCCAATGGTCGGGTGCGGGTGCTGAGCGAGGGGCGCCTTTTGGCGGTGGCGGAGTGGCGCCGGGACCCCCGGGGGCTCATGCTGGCGCCGGTGCGGGTCTTTTCCCGCTCACCGGAGTGA
- a CDS encoding DUF86 domain-containing protein: protein MPRDFKNYLADIEEAIQKVFKYTQNMTYEGFIEDDKTIDAVIRNLEIIGEASSKIPEEIRHRYSEIEWKRIVGLRNILIHEYFGLSLKIIWDIVHNKLPELARQIRQILDEQQ from the coding sequence ATGCCCCGGGATTTTAAAAATTATTTGGCTGATATAGAGGAGGCAATACAAAAAGTTTTTAAATATACTCAAAACATGACGTATGAAGGCTTTATTGAGGATGACAAAACCATTGATGCAGTGATTCGTAATCTAGAGATCATCGGCGAGGCCAGCAGTAAGATTCCGGAAGAGATTCGACATCGCTATTCCGAGATAGAATGGAAAAGGATTGTCGGGCTGAGAAATATTTTGATTCATGAATATTTCGGCCTCTCCCTGAAGATCATCTGGGATATTGTTCACAACAAATTACCTGAACTGGCGCGGCAGATCAGGCAAATTCTGGACGAGCAGCAGTGA
- a CDS encoding nucleotidyltransferase family protein: protein MRPRSVDEVFRVLEEHRERLRALGVRKLGLFGSLVRHEARETSDLDFLVELEHETFDSYMEVKEFLEDLFACPVDLVLTDAIKPRLRDSILREAVYAPGF from the coding sequence ATGAGACCTCGAAGTGTGGATGAGGTCTTCCGGGTCCTCGAAGAACACCGGGAAAGGCTGCGCGCTTTGGGGGTTCGCAAGCTGGGACTGTTCGGCTCTTTGGTCCGCCACGAGGCCCGGGAAACCAGCGACCTGGATTTCCTGGTGGAACTCGAACACGAAACCTTTGACTCTTATATGGAGGTCAAAGAATTTCTGGAAGATTTATTTGCGTGTCCGGTGGACCTCGTTCTGACGGACGCCATCAAACCGCGCCTGCGGGACAGTATCCTGCGGGAAGCCGTTTATGCCCCGGGATTTTAA
- the rbfA gene encoding 30S ribosome-binding factor RbfA has protein sequence MRRRAPVKRPVRVAELLKETLATILLTKCADPRLLELTLTEVEMTPDLKQARVYYVVRQGADREQVLAALHKALGFIRGEVAKAHILRLMPEFHFLPDETLDRAARLEALLREIGQGEPRGE, from the coding sequence ATGCGTCGCCGCGCCCCCGTGAAACGGCCGGTGAGGGTGGCCGAGCTCTTGAAGGAGACCCTGGCCACCATCCTCCTCACCAAGTGCGCCGATCCCCGCCTCCTGGAGCTCACCCTCACCGAGGTGGAGATGACGCCGGACCTGAAGCAGGCCCGGGTTTACTATGTGGTGCGGCAGGGCGCCGATCGGGAGCAGGTGCTGGCGGCCTTGCACAAGGCCCTGGGCTTCATCCGGGGGGAGGTGGCCAAGGCCCATATCCTGCGGCTTATGCCGGAGTTTCACTTTCTGCCGGATGAGACCCTGGACCGGGCCGCACGCCTGGAGGCCCTTCTCCGGGAGATCGGCCAGGGAGAGCCCCGGGGTGAATGA
- a CDS encoding DUF503 domain-containing protein, with the protein MVVAAARIILLLPENHSLKGKRKVVKSLIDKVRHRFEAAVAEVDDHDLWQKAQVGVALVGNDAGLLTTRLEQIMRFVEEQHLAEIVDSQVELCFLES; encoded by the coding sequence ATGGTGGTGGCCGCCGCCCGGATCATCCTGCTCCTCCCCGAGAACCATTCCCTGAAGGGGAAGCGCAAGGTGGTGAAAAGCCTCATCGACAAGGTGCGGCACCGCTTTGAGGCCGCGGTGGCGGAGGTGGACGACCACGACCTGTGGCAGAAGGCCCAGGTGGGGGTGGCCCTGGTGGGAAACGACGCCGGCCTCCTCACCACCCGGCTGGAGCAGATCATGCGCTTTGTGGAGGAGCAGCACCTGGCGGAGATCGTGGACTCCCAGGTGGAGCTCTGTTTTCTGGAATCCTGA